One window of Bacteroidota bacterium genomic DNA carries:
- a CDS encoding DUF1499 domain-containing protein — protein MFRDGPSALPPSPLPDLPPTPNGHTEARRFGEDADTLFRLVADTVPEVRGWRVGKPQSIESSQEQRRIYALYRVGVFQDDVLIAIEPLSDGGAALYLRSTSRTGYSDLGVNRRRCAALLQATEAALNR, from the coding sequence GTGTTTCGAGACGGTCCTTCTGCCCTACCGCCGAGTCCGCTTCCGGACCTGCCGCCGACGCCCAACGGCCATACCGAGGCGCGCCGCTTCGGCGAAGACGCGGATACACTCTTCCGCCTCGTGGCCGACACCGTTCCAGAGGTGCGAGGCTGGCGCGTAGGCAAACCGCAGAGCATCGAGTCAAGCCAGGAGCAGCGGCGGATCTACGCGCTCTACCGCGTCGGCGTGTTCCAGGACGACGTGCTGATTGCCATTGAACCGCTGTCCGATGGCGGTGCCGCGCTCTACCTACGCAGCACGAGCCGGACCGGCTACAGCGACCTTGGCGTCAACCGCCGGCGCTGTGCGGCCTTGCTCCAGGCGACCGAGGCAGCCCTCAACCGCTGA